In Tachysurus fulvidraco isolate hzauxx_2018 chromosome 3, HZAU_PFXX_2.0, whole genome shotgun sequence, a single window of DNA contains:
- the trpc1 gene encoding short transient receptor potential channel 1, with protein MRVGLGVLSYPLPVLMAALYRGPHTASPRAHLALKDVREVQEVTSLDEKLFLLACEKGDYYMVKKLLEEKCHGELNINCVDVLGKDAVTIAIENENLDILQLLLDHGWQTTDALLVAIDSEVVGAVDILLNHRPRRSSKPSIAKLMQRIQNPEYSTTMDVAPVILAAHRNNYEILTMLLKQDISLPRPHAVGCECTLCNAKNKKDSLRHSRFRLDIYRCLASPSLIMLTEEDPILRAFELSADLKELSLVEVEFRTDYEELAKQCKMFAKDLLAQARNSRELEVILNHTSNEDHKNKRGLLEERMNLSRLKLAIKYNQKEFVAQSNCQQFLNTVWFGEMASYRRKHTGLKLLTVLSVALLWPLLSVCYLLGPRSRVGHIIHTPFVKFIIHSASYLTFLLLLNLYSLVYNEGKKNTMGPALEMIDYLLILWIIGMVWSDVKRLWYEGLEDFLEESRNHLSFIMNSLYLATFALKIVAHSKFKNENTDRKFWDASHPILVAEGLFAFANVLSYLRLFFMYTTSSILGPLQISMGQMLQEFGKFLGLFLLVLFSFTIGLTQLYGKDKKDMFKSKYKNKDCEGIFCEQQSNDAFHSFMGTCYALFWYIFSLAHVALFVTRISYTEELRSFVGALIVGTYNIVVVIVLTKLLVAMLHKSFRQIANHEDKEWKFARAKLWLSYFDDKCTLPPPFNILPSPKTLCYLLTSLSKWICSHTSTGKMKRQNSLKEWRNLKQKRDENYQKIMCCLVHRYLTSTRQKMQSMDQATVENLNDLRQDLSKFRNEMRDLLGFRTSKYAMFYPRS; from the exons ATGCGCGTCGGCCTCGGCGTGCTGTCGTATCCACTCCCCGTACTGATGGCTGCGCTGTACCGGGGCCCGCACACCGCCTCTCCACGCGCCCACCTGGCGCTCAAGGACGTCCGGGAGGTTCAGGAGGTAACATCGCTGGATGAGAAGCTCTTCTTGTTGGCCTGCGAGAAgg gtgATTACTACATGGTGAAGAAGCTGCTAGAGGAAAAATGCCATGGCGAGCTGAATATCAACTGTGTGGACGTGCTTGGGAAGGACGCCGTCACTATCGCTATCGAGAACGAGAACCTGGACATTCTGCAGCTGCTCCTGGATCACGGCTGGCAG acgACAGATGCTCTTTTGGTGGCCATTGACTCTGAGGTAGTGGGAGCTGTCGATATTCTACTCAACCACCGGCCAAGACGATCCTCCAAACCTTCCATCGCT AAACTGATGCAGCGGATTCAGAACCCGGAATATTCCACCACCATGGACGTGGCACCCGTCATCCTGGCTGCTCACCGGAACAACTACGAGATCCTGACCATGCTCCTGAAGCAGGATATCTCACTGCCCAGACCTCATGCCGTGGGCTGCGAGTGTACTCTCTGCAACGCCAAGAACAAGAAGGACAGCCTGCGTCACTCCAG GTTTCGTCTGGACATCTATCGATGCCTAGCGAGTCCATCGCTCATCATGCTGACAGAGGAGGATCCGATTCTGAGAGCGTTTGAGCTTAGCGCTGACCTCAAGGAGCTCAGCCTAGTGGAGGTGGAGTTcag GACAGATTATGAAGAACTAGCCAAGCAGTGCAAGATGTTTGCCAAGGATTTGTTAGCACAGGCACGAAACTCCCGTGAGCTTGAAGTCATCCTGAACCACACGAGCAACGAGGATCACAAGAATAAGAGAGGACTGCTGGAGGAGCGCATGAACCTCAGCCGACTCAAACTCGCCATCAAATACAACCAGAAAGAG TTTGTGGCTCAGTCTAACTGTCAGCAGTTCCTGAACACGGTGTGGTTTGGTGAGATGGCGAGTTACCGTCGTAAGCACACGGGGCTGAAGCTGCTGACGGTGCTGAGCGTGGCTCTTCTGTGGCCTCTGCTCTCCGTGTGCTACCTGCTCGGTCCACGCTCACGCGTCGGTCACATCATCCACACGCCCTTCGTAAAGTTCATCATCCACAGTGCTTCGTACCTCACCTTCCTCCTCCTGCTCAACCTCTACTCGCTGGTCTACAACGAGGGCAAAAAGAACACCATGGGCCCGGCGCTGGAGATGATTGATTACCTGCTTATCCTCTGGATCATAG ggatGGTGTGGTCAGATGTAAAGCGGCTGTGGTACGAGGGTTTGGAGGATTTCCTGGAGGAATCGAGGAACCATCTGAGTTTTATTATGAACTCTCTGTACCTCGCCACCTTCGCACTTAAAATAGTGGCTCACAGCAAG TTCAAAAACGAGAATACTGACCGGAAATTCTGGGACGCGTCTCACCCCATCCTGGTGGCCGAGGGACTTTTCGCCTTTGCTAACGTCTTGAGCTACCTGCGTCTCTTCTTCATGTACACTACCAGCTCCATCCTCGGCCCTCTACAG ATCTCTATGGGTCAGATGCTGCAGGAGTTTGGAAAGTTCCTAGGCCTGTTCCTCCTGGTGCTTTTCTCCTTCACCATCGGCTTGACGCAGCTTTACGGAAAAGACAAGAAGGATATGTTCAAgagcaaatacaaaaacaagGACTGCGAAGGAATCTTCTGTGAACAGCAGAGCAACGACGCCTTCCACTC aTTTATGGGGACGTGTTATGCACTCTTCTGGTATATCTTTTCTCTGGCCCACGTGGCGCTCTTCGTGACTAGGATCAGCTACACAGAGGAACTGCGCTCGTTCGTAGGCGCCCTCATCGTCGGCACGTACAACATCGTCGTCGTGATCGTCCTCACCAAGCTCCTAGTGGCCATGCTGCATAAGAGCTTCAGACAGATCGCT AACCATGAGGATAAAGAATGGAAATTCGCCCGGGCTAAACTCTGGCTCAGCTACTTTGATGATAAATGCACGTTGCCTCCTCCGTTTAACATCCTTCCATCTCCGAAAACGCTGTGCTATTTACTGACCAGCCTGAGCAAGTGGATCTGTTCCCACACGTCCACTGGAAAGATGAAGAGACAGAACAGCCTCAAG GAGTGGAGAAACCTGAAGCAGAAAAGGGATGAAAACTACCAGAAGATCATGTGCTGCCTGGTACATCGTTACCTGACCTCCACACGGCAGAAGATGCAGAGCATGGACCAGGCCACGGTGGAGAACCTCAATGACCTGAGGCAGGACCTGTCCAAGTTCCGCAACGAGATGAGAGACCTGCTCGGCTTTCGCACATCCAAATATGCCATGTTTTACCCCAGAAGCTAA
- the pcolce2b gene encoding procollagen C-endopeptidase enhancer 2b isoform X2 — protein MNTQADWIMFRICSFLCVCVLLLTSSACAQTNRRQSFPCGGNITGDSGVIGSQGYPGVYPPNTKCVWKITVPQGKVVVLNFRFLDLESDNLCRYDHVDVYSGHVNGQRLGRFCGTFRPGALVSTGNKMLVQMVSDANTAGSGFLAVFSAANPHERGDQYCGGRLVKPAGTFKTPNWPDKDYPAGVTCSWHIVAPKNQIIEVRFDKFDVERDNYCRYDYVAIFNGGEINDAKRIGKYCGDSPPAPVLSEGNQLLIQFLSDLSLTADGFIGHYKFRNKKIPTTTIAPTTTTQPITTRLIPLKYSAALCQQKCKRKGSPETHYCSSNFAITGTIITAVPRGGSMHTTVSIINIYKEGNLAIQQAGKSMSTKIVILCKKCPSVKRGLNYIFMGQTDEEGRGLIAPHHFVMTFKAKNQQAFNILKNKRC, from the exons ACAGTCATTTCCATGTGGTGGCAACATTACGGGAGATTCAGGAGTTATCGGTAGCCAGGGTTATCCAGGAGTATACCCTCCAAACACCAAGTGTGTGTGGAAAATCACA GTTCCACAAGGTAAAGTGGTGGTCCTGAACTTCCGCTTCCTCGATCTGGAAAGCGACAACCTGTGCCGCTACGACCACGTGGACGTTTACAGCGGGCATGTGAACGGGCAGCGACTTGGACGTTTCTGCGGGACCTTTAGACCGGGAGCCCTCGTCTCCACGGGGAACAAGATGCTCGTTCAGATGGTGTCAGATGCCAACACCGCTGGCAGTGGCTTCCTGGCAGTGTTCTCCGCCGCTAACCCTCATGAACGAG GAGATCAGTATTGCGGAGGGCGTTTGGTGAAACCAGCAGGAACCTTTAAGACCCCGAACTGGCCAGATAAAGACTATCCAGCAGGAGTCACATGCTCGTGGCACATCGTCGCACCAAAAAACCAG ATTATAGAGGTGAGATTCGACAAGTTCGACGTGGAAAGAGATAACTACTGCCGCTACGACTACGTCGCCATCTTTAATGGAGGGGAAATCAATGATGCTAAAAGGATTGGGAAATACTGTGGAGACAGTCCACCAGC acCCGTGTTATCTGAGGGTAATCAGCTTCTCATCCAGTTCCTCTCAGACCTCAGCTTAACGGCGGATGGCTTTATCGGCCACTACAAATTCAGGAACAAGAAAATCCCAACAACAACCATTGCCCCAACCACAACCACTCAGCCCATCACCACCAGACTCATTC CTTTGAAGTATTCAGCAGCGCTCTGTCAACAGAAATGTAAGCGAAAAGGAAGTCCAGAGACGCATTACTGCTCCAGCAACTTTG CCATCACAGGGACGATTATTACAGCGGTGCCACGTGGAGGAAGCATGCACACTACAGTCTCCATCATCAACATCTATAAAGAAGGAAACCTCGCCATCCAGCAGGCTGGAAAATCCATGAGCACTAAAATTGTTATCCTGTGCAAGAAATGTCCTTCTGTCAAAAGAG GCTTGAACTACATCTTCATGGGCCAGACGGATGAGGAGGGCCGCGGTCTGATCGCGCCGCACCACTTTGTCATGACCTTCAAGGCTAAGAACCAGCAAGCATTTAACATCCTGAAGAACAAGCGATGCTGA